In Candidatus Eisenbacteria bacterium, the genomic window CGGACCGCGCGCCCTCCCTGGACGTCGATGTCCAGGAGAACGTTTTTCCCCGCCTTGAGCCAACGCTCCGTCTCCCCCCGCAGCGTTCCGTAGAGCTCCCCGTGGACCTCCGCCCACTCCACGAAATCGCCGCCTTCGATTCGGCGGAGGAATTCGTCGCGGTCGAGAAAGAAATAGTCCCGCCCGTCCACTTCGTGCGGGCGCCGCCCCCGCGTGGTGGCCGACACGGAATATTCCAGTTCCAAGCCGGCCCCCAGAAGCTCCTTCACGAAAGAGCTTTTTCCCACACCCGAAGGCCCCGAGAGCACGACCACGAACGGGCGATACCCGGCGCCGAGCCAGGCATCCAGGTCATTCGATGTTTTGGACCTGCTCCCGGATCCGCTCAAGTTCCTCCTTCACTTCCACCACCTGTTCCACGATCGGAACATCGGAGGACTTGGAGCCGATCGTGTTGATCTCACGATTCATCTCTTGCAGGAGGAAATTGAGCTTTCGCCCCGGCGTGCTCTCCTCGTCCAAGAGCTTCCGAAAATGGCCGCAATGCGCTTCGAGCCGCACGCACTCCTCCGTGCAGTCGAGGCGGTCCGAGAGGATCGCGACCTCTTGGGCGATTCGCTCCTCGGGCAGCTCCCCCTCTTCCAGCAGGAGGTTGACGCGCTCGCGGAGCCGCGTGCGCGCATCGCGCAGCCGCTCGGGGGCGCGCTCCCGGATTTGCGCGACGCGGTTCCGGATCGACTCCACGCGGGCCTCGAGATCCGACCTCAAGGCCTGCCCTTCCAGCTCCTTCATGCGGATGATGTCGTCCGCCGCCTTCGTGACCACCTCGCGGAGCAGGGACACGTACCACTCGGCATTCGACGAAGGCTCTTCCCAGACAAATATGTTCGGGAGCGCCGCGAAGGATTTCAGATCGATGTCTCCGGACAGACCGTACTTGGACTTGAGCTCGCCGATCAATTCCATGTACCGGTCGGCCGTGCCGGTGTCG contains:
- a CDS encoding YicC family protein, producing the protein MVRSMTGYGRGEVVMNGLRLTAEVRSVNHRFCELSVRLPRTLSAFEAEARKLLVERLSRGKISLAVTWGGEGERETEPTATLKLDTGTADRYMELIGELKSKYGLSGDIDLKSFAALPNIFVWEEPSSNAEWYVSLLREVVTKAADDIIRMKELEGQALRSDLEARVESIRNRVAQIRERAPERLRDARTRLRERVNLLLEEGELPEERIAQEVAILSDRLDCTEECVRLEAHCGHFRKLLDEESTPGRKLNFLLQEMNREINTIGSKSSDVPIVEQVVEVKEELERIREQVQNIE
- a CDS encoding guanylate kinase; this translates as MVVLSGPSGVGKSSFVKELLGAGLELEYSVSATTRGRRPHEVDGRDYFFLDRDEFLRRIEGGDFVEWAEVHGELYGTLRGETERWLKAGKNVLLDIDVQGGRAVRKAYPDGVFIFLLPPSLSSLEERLRGRGTDSDERIRLRLDNALREIKLVSEYGYAVVNDDLSSALRRVSSIIRAETCRASRRLPMEST